One Phycisphaera mikurensis NBRC 102666 DNA window includes the following coding sequences:
- a CDS encoding DUF6785 family protein, translating into MPHPPPDPDPETAPRRPRRRSLRAVVLGLGLALFVAGFTYFNDAVVRQTPFIGNFLPVSVFGVTLAAALGLNPLLSWLGRGRAWPRALRPLKPVELGVVAALALGACGWAGSGYFRTFLTVLVVPGDQVRANPGWSAAGVMSYVPGGDAALAPGQVRGLAGVAAAGGVAAARSADPAAGAGVDPASSLAAALGLLPDLPAAGPAAAAVAAQLTAEEAAFLASLAGQASASGTDTAEALRALNRLIENPGWVESVPPPLRPAGTHAALSAAGALEAERSRLLGAQAELLARRARVAPAPAEDPDAARAAAGLQARLESLRAAGRSIEEPGGRGGSLRAARELAARELLAAALPAHVAPPPRGGAVLPAGGRPDPWITDAALAGRPAAPGAGWGLGELPWPLWVPVLLRWGGATLLLAAMGLGLALVVHPQWTRRELLPYPIARLLEEAAAPDPLRGGAGAPAVLRRGVFWAGFALVAGVHLLGGLHAWFPAVPAVPLGFDLNPLRSLFPVASAVPGADGVFNARLYPAVAAFACFLTLPVGFSLGVSMLLWLALGAAFLGSGAAFTDGFYGPGSGNLLRAGAYAAMSMVVLYTGRRFYAAAAVRGVGLGGLLPGGGAGVPASAVWGARVAALGGLAAAAVLRDLGLAAPLALGFVVAVAAVWVVMSRVVAETGCFYLQPGFLPVGIASGLLGDAALGPVGLVLVGLASLLVIGDQRETLMPFLLHALRLGDPAPGRVGVGAPAVGDAAGSRGVGKLAAWLALSVASTFVLALVVTFLWQYNAGIDAADRWARLWMPVQPWDQLTRSLSSLSAEGRLTEAVFTDGLARLGLLDPRPAAWSWFLGGFAALSICALLRLRIPGWPLHPVIFLVWGTTPMSRFAWSFLVGWLVKLCVVRLGGTRAARSMQPLLVGVIAAELLMALGWIAVGAAYHLATGKTPAGYVVFPG; encoded by the coding sequence GTGCCGCACCCGCCGCCGGACCCCGACCCCGAGACGGCGCCACGGCGCCCGCGCCGGCGGTCGCTGCGCGCCGTCGTGCTCGGCCTGGGCCTCGCCCTCTTCGTCGCGGGCTTCACGTACTTCAACGACGCGGTCGTCCGGCAGACGCCCTTCATCGGCAACTTCCTGCCGGTTTCGGTCTTCGGCGTCACGCTCGCGGCGGCGTTGGGCCTGAACCCGCTGCTGTCGTGGCTGGGCCGCGGCCGGGCCTGGCCGCGGGCGCTCCGCCCGCTCAAACCGGTGGAGCTGGGCGTCGTCGCGGCGCTCGCGCTGGGAGCCTGCGGCTGGGCGGGGTCGGGCTACTTCCGCACCTTCCTCACGGTGCTGGTCGTGCCCGGGGACCAGGTGCGGGCGAACCCGGGCTGGAGCGCCGCGGGCGTGATGTCGTACGTGCCCGGCGGCGACGCTGCGCTCGCCCCCGGGCAGGTCCGGGGGCTGGCGGGCGTGGCCGCGGCGGGGGGCGTGGCCGCGGCACGCAGCGCCGACCCCGCCGCCGGAGCCGGCGTCGACCCGGCGTCGTCGCTCGCCGCGGCGCTGGGGCTGCTGCCGGACCTCCCCGCCGCGGGCCCGGCGGCCGCGGCCGTGGCCGCGCAGCTCACCGCCGAGGAGGCCGCGTTCCTGGCCTCGCTCGCCGGCCAAGCATCCGCGTCGGGCACCGACACGGCCGAGGCGCTGCGGGCGCTCAACCGCCTGATCGAGAACCCCGGCTGGGTGGAGTCGGTCCCGCCGCCGCTCCGCCCCGCGGGAACGCACGCGGCGCTCTCGGCGGCCGGGGCGTTGGAGGCGGAGCGGTCCCGCCTGCTCGGGGCGCAGGCGGAGCTGCTCGCGCGGCGGGCCCGCGTCGCGCCGGCCCCGGCGGAGGATCCCGACGCCGCGCGTGCCGCGGCGGGTCTGCAGGCCCGGCTGGAGTCGCTCCGCGCCGCCGGCCGCTCCATCGAAGAGCCCGGCGGCCGCGGCGGCAGCCTGCGGGCCGCCCGCGAGCTCGCCGCCCGCGAGCTGCTCGCCGCCGCGCTGCCCGCCCACGTCGCCCCGCCGCCGCGCGGCGGCGCCGTGCTGCCCGCCGGCGGCCGGCCCGACCCCTGGATCACCGACGCGGCGCTCGCGGGCCGGCCCGCCGCGCCGGGCGCCGGCTGGGGGCTCGGCGAGCTGCCCTGGCCGCTCTGGGTGCCGGTGCTGCTCCGCTGGGGCGGGGCGACGCTGCTGCTCGCGGCGATGGGCCTGGGCCTGGCGCTGGTCGTGCACCCGCAGTGGACGCGGCGGGAGCTGCTGCCCTACCCGATCGCCCGGCTGCTCGAGGAGGCCGCCGCGCCCGACCCGCTGCGCGGGGGGGCCGGCGCCCCCGCGGTGCTCCGGCGCGGGGTGTTCTGGGCCGGCTTCGCCCTCGTCGCCGGCGTCCACCTGCTCGGGGGTCTGCACGCCTGGTTCCCCGCGGTGCCGGCCGTCCCGCTGGGCTTCGACTTGAACCCGCTGCGGTCGCTCTTCCCCGTCGCCTCGGCCGTGCCGGGCGCCGACGGCGTCTTCAACGCCCGGCTGTACCCCGCGGTCGCCGCCTTCGCCTGCTTCCTCACGCTGCCGGTGGGCTTCTCGCTGGGCGTGTCGATGCTGCTCTGGCTCGCGCTGGGCGCCGCCTTCCTCGGCTCGGGCGCCGCCTTCACCGACGGCTTCTACGGGCCCGGCAGCGGGAACCTGCTGCGGGCGGGCGCCTACGCCGCGATGTCGATGGTCGTGCTCTACACCGGCCGCCGCTTCTACGCCGCCGCCGCCGTGCGCGGCGTCGGCCTCGGCGGCCTGCTGCCCGGCGGCGGGGCCGGCGTGCCCGCTTCCGCCGTCTGGGGCGCGCGGGTTGCGGCGCTGGGCGGGCTCGCCGCCGCGGCGGTGCTCCGCGACCTGGGCCTCGCCGCCCCGCTGGCGCTGGGCTTCGTGGTCGCGGTCGCCGCGGTGTGGGTGGTGATGTCGCGGGTCGTCGCCGAGACCGGCTGCTTCTACCTGCAGCCCGGCTTCCTGCCGGTGGGCATCGCCAGCGGCCTGCTCGGCGACGCCGCGCTCGGGCCGGTGGGGCTCGTGCTCGTCGGCCTCGCCAGCCTGCTGGTCATCGGCGACCAGCGCGAGACGCTCATGCCCTTCCTGCTGCACGCCCTCCGGCTGGGCGACCCGGCCCCCGGGCGGGTCGGCGTTGGGGCCCCCGCGGTCGGCGACGCGGCCGGCTCCCGCGGCGTCGGCAAGCTGGCGGCCTGGCTCGCCCTCAGCGTCGCGTCCACCTTCGTCCTGGCGCTCGTGGTGACCTTCCTCTGGCAGTACAACGCCGGCATCGACGCGGCCGACCGCTGGGCGCGGCTGTGGATGCCGGTGCAGCCCTGGGATCAGCTCACCCGTTCGCTCTCGTCGCTCTCCGCCGAGGGCCGCCTCACCGAAGCCGTCTTCACCGACGGCCTCGCCCGCCTGGGCCTGCTCGACCCGCGGCCCGCCGCGTGGTCGTGGTTCCTCGGCGGCTTCGCCGCGCTCTCGATTTGTGCGTTGCTGCGTCTGCGCATCCCGGGCTGGCCGCTGCACCCGGTGATCTTCCTGGTGTGGGGCACCACCCCGATGAGCCGCTTCGCGTGGAGCTTCCTCGTCGGCTGGCTCGTCAAGCTCTGCGTCGTCCGCCTCGGCGGCACCCGCGCCGCCCGCTCGATGCAGCCCCTGCTCGTCGGCGTCATCGCCGCCGAGCTGCTGATGGCGCTGGGCTGGATCGCCGTCGGCGCGGCCTACCACCTCGCCACCGGGAAGACGCCGGCCGGCTACGTCGTGTTCCCGGGCTAG